AAACGCGACGCGCCCTGTCAGCGACGAAGGCGCTCGCATACCGATCGCCTCATGTATGTCGGGAAGCATCTGCGCGATACGGTCGATGTTCTCGACGTGAGCGTCGTCGCGTATTTGTGTGTCGGGATCGTCGATGTCATAGGTTGCGCCTGTCAGCGTCGAGCCATCGGGCAGCGGCACTGCGTACCCTTCGCCGATCACGGGAACGCGCAATGCGTGCGCCGCATCGCTGGGCAGCAGCGTCAATTGACCGCGCACGCTGCGCGTCGGCGCATGGTGCAGACCGGCGATCCGCGCCGCTTCATGCGCATTCGCAAAGATGACGACGGGCGCGGCGGCAATCGCGGCGCCGTTCGCATCGAACACAATCCATTGATTCGCAACGCGTTCGACGCGCGATGCCACGACGTTGAAGCGGCGCTCCAGCAAGCCGCCCGCCGCCTCGCACTGCGCCGCGCAGAGCGACGCGGGATCGATCCAGCCGCCGTGCGGAAAGAACCAGCCGCCTCGCGCAACGCGCATGCCCGCGATGTGTTGCGCCTCTTCGCGGGAAACGGCCGTCACGTACTCCGACGGATAAGCGAACGAAGAGAACGTCTGCGCCATCGCCGACGCTTCGTCTTCATCGGCAGCGATTTGCAGCAGACCTTCCGGACCGCGCAACGGACGATATCCGCGGCGTTCGAGCGCGGACCATTGCCGCAACGCATAAAGGAAGCCCGCGCGCGTGATGCGCGAACCCACGCTGTCGTCGCGCGACATCATCGGATGAAACACGCCGGCGGGATTGCCCGACGCATCGCGCGCGACGCCCGCATGCCGTTCGAGTGACTTGACGCGCCAGCCGCGCGCCGTGAGTCGTTCGATCGCTGCGCATCCCGCGAGCCCGGTGCCGATCACGATGGCATGCCGTTCGTCGACGGCAAGTGGCAACGGTGGTTCGTGACGCCGTACGCGATAGCGCGGCGCAAAGCGTCCGACCAGCATTGCGCGTTTCCATCCGAAGCCGTCGACTTTCCGGTATTCGAAGCCGGCTTGCTGCAATCCGCGTTTCACATCGCCCGCGCTTGTATAAGTGGCGAAGGTCGCGTCATCGCCAGCGAGGCGAGCGAGCGCCTTGAAAGTGGCGGGCGTCCACAGCTCCGGGTTCTTCGACGGCGAGAAGCCATCCAGATAGAAGGCGTCGGCGCGCAGCCAGAGTGAATGCAGCGTTTGCGCCGCGTCGCCGAACACGAGCGTGAGCGTGACGCGCCCGTCCTCGAACTCGAGCCGATGGGTGCCGGGCACGAGCGTCGGCCATGCATCGACGAGCTGTTGCGCAAGCGGTGCGATCGATGCGTCCGCAACGGCCACCGCGCTCGCTGCCATCAGATCGTCGCGCGAGAACGGATGCTTTTCCGTCGATACGAAATGCAGGCGCTCGCAACGATCCGGGTCCGCACGCCATGCGGCCCACGTCACGAGAAAGTTGATGCCCATGCCGAAGCCCGTTTCCAGCATCGTGAATACGCGCCGTTTCTGCCAGCGCGACGGCAATTCATTGCCTTTCAGGAAGACGTATTCGGCCTGCGCAAGTGCACCGACGGCGCTGTGATAGATGTCGTCGTGGCGTGGCGAATAGGGGGTGCCGTTGTCGCGAAACGCGAGGATGGCGGGAACGAGCGGGTCGGTCATGCGCGATGAAATGCGGTGCAAGGAAGATAACTGGGCGACGGCAAAGCACTGACTGGAAGCACGAGTTCGCAGCCGTCACACCATGCCGACACCCGTCACAGCCCGTCCAGACGGCGTCTGCAGCCTGTCAGAGAGGTGTCGAACGTTGGCAAAAACCAACGCTGACGGGGCTTTGAACGACTCGGATAGCATCTATTCGATGCTCTGCATGCCAAAAAGGCTGTTTTCCATGCTGTATCAGGCGTTGCAGCGTGTAATTCTTCGAAACCCTTATCCAGATTGGGTTTGCGCTGCGCTATCATAGCAAGCGCCGCGAGGGAAGCGGCAGCACGGTGCTCCGTGCGGCGCCAGGCGTGCTGCGGGAGTCGGGGGTATTCCCGAGCCGTCGCTGCTCGACGGCGCGGCGCGCGCACGTATAATCGGCGCGTTCGCGCTGTTCGTGTCAACCTAAACCAGAAAGGAACCTTAATGAACAAACAGGAACTGATCGACGCCGTCGCAGGTCAGACGGGCGCCAGCAAGGCTCAAACCGGCGAGACGCTGGACACGCTGCTTGAAGTTATCAAGAAGGCTGTGGCGAAGGGTGATGCAGTCCAGTTGATCGGCTTCGGCAGCTTCGGTTCGGGCAAGCGCGCAGCACGTACGGGCCGCAACCCGAAGACGGGCGAAACCATCAAGATTCCGGCCGCAAAGACCGTTAAATTCACGGCCGGCAAGGCGTTCAAGGACGCAGTCAACAAGCGCTAAGCATCAGCGCTGAGTTGTTGACACCCGCCGTCGGCGGGTTTTTTTTCGTCTGCATTTTCGACGACGGGCATTACGTCAATCCGTTGCGTTCAATGATGGTGATGATGATGGCCGTCGTCATCGTGATCATGATGGTGATGACGATCGTGGCCATGATCGTGGTGATCATGATCGTCGTCTTCGAGATCCCACGCCGGGAATGGATCACTCAGTGCGCGCCATCCCTCGGCGCCCGATGCGTACTCGTCGTCGGTCAGCAGACATGTATCGAACTTCGCACGCCATTGCGCCGGATCGATGTCGACGCCGATCAGCACCAGTTCCTGGCGACGGTCGCCGATCGTGAAGTCATCGGCATCGCCGTACCAGTCGGCCGCGATTTCTTCCAGCAGCTCGTCATCGCCTTCAGGCCATTCACTGCGATCCTGCGCGGCCCACCACGTTCCTGCCGGCGCCGGCCGGCAAGCGCCGCCCGCTTGCGACAGTGAACCGCCGATCTCGTTGCGCGTCGCGAGCCAGAAGAAACCTTTGCCGCGCAACACGCCCTTCCACTCTTCATGCAGCAGTGCCCACAGCCGTTCGGGATGAAACGGCCGCCGCGCGCGATAGACGACATGCCCGACGCCTGAGCCGCCACTTTCGTTTTCATGGCTCGAAGGATCGTGCAGCAACGCGAGCCAGCCGGCCGCATTCGACGTCGCGTCGTAATCGAAGCGCGCCGTGCCGATCACTTCCTCGAAAGGCGCATTGCCATAGGTGCTCACGATCTGCGCGGCGCGCGGATTGAGCGCGGCGAGTATCGCCTGCAGATGCGCGAGAGCGTCGGTGGAAACGAGGTCCGCCTTGTTGATGACGAACACGTCGCAGAACTCGACCTGCTCGATCAGCACTTCGACGATCGTGCGATCGTCCTCTTCATGAGCGGCGATGCCGCGCTCGGACAATGCATCGGCCGACGCGTAGTCGCGCAGAAAGTCCGCTGCATCGATCACGGTCACGGCAGTATCGACACGCACGAGTGTCGCGAGCGATTCGTCTTCGATGATCGACTCGACGAGGCTCATCGGTTCGTCGATAGCGGCTGCTTCGATGACGATCGCATCGAAACGATTCGCCGACGCCAGTTCGGCCAACTGTTCGAGCAAATCTTCACCGGCTTGCGCGCAGAGACATCCGTTCGGCAATTCAACCTGCGAGGCAGGCGACGATGCGGGCGCCGCGTTGTCGATATCGAGACGGACGGCGGCGAGATCGGTGACGATCGCGGCGATACGCGGGCCAGTGCGGTTCGACAGAATCTGATCGACGAGCGCGGTCTTGCCCGCGCCCACGAAACCGGAGATCACGGTAACGGGCAGAAGCGGCTGGTTCATCGCGATAGGGAAAACTTGAGGGTGAATGACGCATGCGCCTGCCGGACGTTCAAACGGACCTGGACAGGCAGCAGCACGAAGCCGCATTTTGCATCAACTGGAACGAGGCGACGCCTCAAGTAACCTGCGGTGAATGGGGAACGGGATGCGCGGTGCTGCCAACTATTTGGTTGGCATCAGATTCCACTTCCGGAGAATGGCCACGATTTGCCGCGCGTACTCGTCGCGCAGCGACGGCGTCTCCGAGTGATAGGCGCCGACAGCCGCCCAGGTGTTGCCGTACTTGTTCATCTTCTGGCGCAGATGCCAGGCGGCGATGTAGACGTTCTTGCACGGCTCCATCAGCGTACCCTGCGAGATGCCGTATTGCGCGAGCACGGGCAGATGCACGGAGTTGATCTGCATGACGCCATAGTCGGTCGAGCCGTTGGCGTTCTTGTGCACTGCCGTGGGACGGTTATGCGATTCCTGCCAGGCAATGGCCCGAAGAATCAACGGGTTGACCTTCTGATAGCCAGCGGCCTCGTCGAAGCAGTCGGCGCGCGCGGACCCGGCGCTGACTAGCGCGGCCAAAGCAACGGCGACAGTGACGGCGATTGGCTTCATCGGTCAAGATGACGAACTATGTTCCTTTCTGAGCAGCGGGACGGTAAAGACGACTCGAAACCTATATCCGGCGGGCTTGAACTCGGGAAAACCCGTTACCTTCGGGATACTCGAACCATCATTCCGCCCGTATCATACCGGCTGGACATGTCGTGTTAAAGTTGGCCAGCCGACATAAGCGAGTAACTTGCGGCCAAAGGCGGCCGCCAACGCGCACCGGTCCGGAACGCAAAACTTTCAAGAACTTAACAGATTACGCAATCCGAGAAGCGTCGGATCGGAAACGTTAGAGGAATCGCGCGGAACTGCCCGGTTCTGTGACATTTCCGACATGAAAAGCTGTTACTGTTCGTTGTTTTTGATTACAGGGAGGCAAGGCATCCTTGGCACTGGCTGCCACGGAAGCGTTTTGCCGGACTGGGGACGACAAGGTGTCGGCCGGTCGTCCACTGTGCATGACCGTCGGCGGATCACAACGTCGGCTTCGAAACCACATCCATGAGAAGAAATCGTATGGCATTGCGTCGCGTCGCGACAGCGTTGCTGGTCGCTGGCATGATCACCGCGCAGATCGCCCACGCTCAGGTGACGCTCAACTTCGTCAACGCCGACATCGATCAGGTGGCGAGGGCGATCGGCGCAGCGACGGGTAAAACGATCATCGTCGACCCGCGGGTGAAAGGGCAATTGAACCTGGTTTCCGAGAATCCCGTTCCCGAAGACCAGGCGCTGAAGACCTTGCAGTCCGCGTTGAGAATGCAGGGTTTTTCGCTGGTTCAGGACCATGGCGTCCTGAAGGTCGTGCCCGAAGCCGATGCGAAGCTGCAAGGCGTGCCGACCTATATCGGCAATGCGCCCGCAGCACGCGGCGATCAGGTGGTCACGCAGGTATTCCAGCTGAAGAACGAATCGGCGAATAACCTGTTGCCCGTATTGCGCCCGCTGATCTCGCCGAACAACACGGTTGCGGCCTATCCGGGCAACAACACGATTGTCGTGACGGACTATGCGGACAACGTGCGCCGCATTGCGCAGATCATCGCTGGCGTCGATACGGCGGCGGGCCAGCAGGTGCTGGTCGTGCCGCTGAAGAACGCAAATGCGATCGACGTCGCGACGCAAATGGCGAAGATGCTCGACCCCGGTACGATTGGCAACACCGATGCCACGCTGAAGGTGTCCGTGCAGGCCGATCCGCGCACCAATTCGCTGCTGCTGCGCGCGTCGAACGCGGGGCGTCTCGCGGCGGCGAAGTCGCTCGCCAGGCAGCTGGATGCCGCAACGGGCCAGCCCGGCAACATGCATGTCGTGTCGTTGCGCAATGCAGACGCCGTGCGTCTTGCGAAGACGCTGCGCGGCATGCTCGGCAAGGGCGGTGGCGGTGGCGGTGGCGGTGGCAATGAATCGTCGTCGGGTGGCGGCAATAACGCGAACTCGTTCAACCAGAACAACTCGCCCTCGTCGACGGGTGGCGCGGGCACGCCGCCGCTGCCGTCGGGATCGATGGGCGGGTCGTCGGGGTCGTCGCTGGGCAGCAATCCGCTGGGCACGGGCGGCGCCGGCGGCGGTGGCTATGGCGGTCAGGGCAGCAACAACTCGGACTTTCTCGGCGAGAAGGAAGGCAGCGGCGGCGACGACAATCAGCCCGGCGGCATGATCCAGGCCGACGCGTCGACGAACTCGCTGATCATCACCGCGTCCGACCCCGTCTACCGCAATCTGCGCACCGTGATTGACCAGCTGGACGTGCGCCGCCCGCAGGTCTACATCGAAGCGCTGATCGTCGAACTGAACTCGAACACGAACGCCAACCTGGGTATCCAGTGGCAGATCGGCAGCGGCAACGTGTTCGCGGGCACCAACCTTGCCACGGGCGGTGGCAACAGTATCGTCAACGTGACGGCGGCAGCGGCAGCCAGCGCCGCCACGGGTGGCCTGGCGACCGCGCTGGCGGCGCAGAATCTCCAGCAGGGCCTGAATGTAGGCTGGCTGCACAACCTCTTCGGCGTGCAGGGGCTCGGCGCGTTGCTGCAGGCACTGTCGCAGACGAGCGACGCCAACGTGCTGTCCACGCCTAACCTCATCACGCTCGACAACCAGGAGGCGAAGATCGTCGTCGGTACGAACGTGCCGATCCAGACGGGCTCGTATTCGAACCTCACGAGCAGCACGGCGACCACGGCGTTCAACACCTTCGATCGCATCGACGTCGGTCTGACGCTGCACATCAAGCCGCAGATCACCGAGGGCGGCATCCTGAAACTCCAGCTGTATACGGAAGATTCGGCGATCGTGGCGGGCACGACCAACGTGGCGACCAATCCGGCCGGCCCTGAGTTCACGAAGCGCTCGATCCAGTCGACCGTGCTCGCCGACAACGGCGAGATCATTGTGCTCGGCGGCCTGATGCAGGACAATTACCAGGTCAATAACAGCAAGGTGCCGCTGCTCGGCGACATCCCATGGATTGGCCAGTTGTTCCGCTCCGAAAACAAGGTTCGCGCGAA
The DNA window shown above is from Paraburkholderia sp. PGU19 and carries:
- the mnmC gene encoding bifunctional tRNA (5-methylaminomethyl-2-thiouridine)(34)-methyltransferase MnmD/FAD-dependent 5-carboxymethylaminomethyl-2-thiouridine(34) oxidoreductase MnmC — its product is MTDPLVPAILAFRDNGTPYSPRHDDIYHSAVGALAQAEYVFLKGNELPSRWQKRRVFTMLETGFGMGINFLVTWAAWRADPDRCERLHFVSTEKHPFSRDDLMAASAVAVADASIAPLAQQLVDAWPTLVPGTHRLEFEDGRVTLTLVFGDAAQTLHSLWLRADAFYLDGFSPSKNPELWTPATFKALARLAGDDATFATYTSAGDVKRGLQQAGFEYRKVDGFGWKRAMLVGRFAPRYRVRRHEPPLPLAVDERHAIVIGTGLAGCAAIERLTARGWRVKSLERHAGVARDASGNPAGVFHPMMSRDDSVGSRITRAGFLYALRQWSALERRGYRPLRGPEGLLQIAADEDEASAMAQTFSSFAYPSEYVTAVSREEAQHIAGMRVARGGWFFPHGGWIDPASLCAAQCEAAGGLLERRFNVVASRVERVANQWIVFDANGAAIAAAPVVIFANAHEAARIAGLHHAPTRSVRGQLTLLPSDAAHALRVPVIGEGYAVPLPDGSTLTGATYDIDDPDTQIRDDAHVENIDRIAQMLPDIHEAIGMRAPSSLTGRVAFRCVTSDRLPMIGAFADETAATHDAGKLRGAWPLDLPRAQGLYGAFAFGSRGLVWASLGAELIASQIEGEPWPIERDLAEALDPARFLLRALRQGTAN
- a CDS encoding HU family DNA-binding protein produces the protein MNKQELIDAVAGQTGASKAQTGETLDTLLEVIKKAVAKGDAVQLIGFGSFGSGKRAARTGRNPKTGETIKIPAAKTVKFTAGKAFKDAVNKR
- a CDS encoding GTP-binding protein; its protein translation is MNQPLLPVTVISGFVGAGKTALVDQILSNRTGPRIAAIVTDLAAVRLDIDNAAPASSPASQVELPNGCLCAQAGEDLLEQLAELASANRFDAIVIEAAAIDEPMSLVESIIEDESLATLVRVDTAVTVIDAADFLRDYASADALSERGIAAHEEDDRTIVEVLIEQVEFCDVFVINKADLVSTDALAHLQAILAALNPRAAQIVSTYGNAPFEEVIGTARFDYDATSNAAGWLALLHDPSSHENESGGSGVGHVVYRARRPFHPERLWALLHEEWKGVLRGKGFFWLATRNEIGGSLSQAGGACRPAPAGTWWAAQDRSEWPEGDDELLEEIAADWYGDADDFTIGDRRQELVLIGVDIDPAQWRAKFDTCLLTDDEYASGAEGWRALSDPFPAWDLEDDDHDHHDHGHDRHHHHDHDDDGHHHHHH
- a CDS encoding lytic transglycosylase domain-containing protein codes for the protein MKPIAVTVAVALAALVSAGSARADCFDEAAGYQKVNPLILRAIAWQESHNRPTAVHKNANGSTDYGVMQINSVHLPVLAQYGISQGTLMEPCKNVYIAAWHLRQKMNKYGNTWAAVGAYHSETPSLRDEYARQIVAILRKWNLMPTK
- the gspD gene encoding type II secretion system secretin GspD, with protein sequence MALRRVATALLVAGMITAQIAHAQVTLNFVNADIDQVARAIGAATGKTIIVDPRVKGQLNLVSENPVPEDQALKTLQSALRMQGFSLVQDHGVLKVVPEADAKLQGVPTYIGNAPAARGDQVVTQVFQLKNESANNLLPVLRPLISPNNTVAAYPGNNTIVVTDYADNVRRIAQIIAGVDTAAGQQVLVVPLKNANAIDVATQMAKMLDPGTIGNTDATLKVSVQADPRTNSLLLRASNAGRLAAAKSLARQLDAATGQPGNMHVVSLRNADAVRLAKTLRGMLGKGGGGGGGGGNESSSGGGNNANSFNQNNSPSSTGGAGTPPLPSGSMGGSSGSSLGSNPLGTGGAGGGGYGGQGSNNSDFLGEKEGSGGDDNQPGGMIQADASTNSLIITASDPVYRNLRTVIDQLDVRRPQVYIEALIVELNSNTNANLGIQWQIGSGNVFAGTNLATGGGNSIVNVTAAAAASAATGGLATALAAQNLQQGLNVGWLHNLFGVQGLGALLQALSQTSDANVLSTPNLITLDNQEAKIVVGTNVPIQTGSYSNLTSSTATTAFNTFDRIDVGLTLHIKPQITEGGILKLQLYTEDSAIVAGTTNVATNPAGPEFTKRSIQSTVLADNGEIIVLGGLMQDNYQVNNSKVPLLGDIPWIGQLFRSENKVRAKTNLLVFLRPVIINDRDTAQAVTANRYDYIQGVTGAYKSDNNLIKDKDDPVVPPMPVGPSQGGSPLNLFDLDAMRRQQALGVPVPAPAYVPPQQPQMQPQPQMQAQPPAQTVPAQPGTSTPKVQP